From the genome of Fundulus heteroclitus isolate FHET01 chromosome 7, MU-UCD_Fhet_4.1, whole genome shotgun sequence, one region includes:
- the LOC105934896 gene encoding collagen alpha-2(IV) chain isoform X1 has translation MLDLLGSLARRVHKEREVRSETRASPDLLDFLPLPHSNKFGSCSALSVLRGSREKRACQETEGRPAAFPGTPGPDGSPGNRGPAGPKGSWKEFFKGDKGRGGRPGNAGATGMKGDHGECNCGGESAPRGLPGPAGLQGDAGMPGEFGYDGDIGDPGPKGADGLPGSAGFNGLQGPKGRKGDTGLAGEKGYPGDIGEPGNDGPVGTPGAPGPNGLHGFPGSRGLPGEGPKGEPGDKGFPGWPGRPGPAGLAGIPGEDFAGLKGQHGLPGDEGLPGYEGVAGTPGSPGGCVQHGDGGQVEVTGACEAIPGPPGLPGLPGLSGITGAPGFPGPKGLKGGSGFKGEKGEQGERGAGGFPGPAGFPGPRGDLGIPGRKGTVGSPGVPGMPGRYGPQGEKGPHGEIIGASPGPAGDPGPPGLQGEKGQTGDPGLQGFSGINGMPGMIGLKGAKGTPGLPGEEGRPGPAGLYGFPGDPGRAGPPGPVGETGESGATGERGTEGEPGPPGPIGLKGMPGVYGDDGPIGERGPTGDPGQPGATGRPGLQGLKGQKGSPGMFGFGGVEGNPGLKGSDGIKGETGSPGGVGLKGQTGVKGEKGERGLTGRQGVMSPKMLVQIKGVKGDHGHQGETGVPGPQGTQGGQGVPGPDGVHGLPGEPSNEKGLHGDPGAQGLPGIKGMPGSPGNRGIQGFDGMLGNKGGKGSPGAYGETGVAGRKGAKGDKGVRVDLYGTPGLRGEDGFAGEPGLKGLLGPIGDRGITGFDGIEGVKGESGDYGIQGFPGLDGQIGTPGNQGQKGFPGIPGKDGQPGFPGFSGTKGYPGLKGLYGLDGLKGPKGVQGTPGLNIVGPAGETGIKGRKGESGIPNSQPGVPGPAGLKGFQGPQGDFGQPGLPGLRGLQGPDGTSDIPGPRGDPGSPGPPGFQGHPGARGQPGVDAFPGQKGVPGQHGFPGSPGRRGYRGDPGSAGYRGPDGVSGKKGTKGDQGHMGVPGQIGLKGERGPVGPKGDTGFPGFPGAPGSRGPAPTPVKIPGERGSPGPRGIHGPKGSAGEPGPRGPPGDPGFMGPYGDKGMPGISGTPGVPGFRGEVGNVGHRGLQGMEGERGQPGNPGLAGMAGRSISVGYLLVKHSQSDQTPMCPVGMSKLWDGYSLLYLEGQEKAHNQDLGLAGSCLPRFSTMPFLYCNPGDICYYASRNDKSYWLSTTAPLPMMPVEEKEIQPYISRCSVCEAPSVAIAVHSQDITIPQCPVGWRSLWIGYSFLMHTAAGNEGGGQSLSSPGSCLEDFRTTPFIECNGAKGTCHYFANKHSFWLTSIDHSFHTQPSSETLKAGQLLSRISRCQVCMKNL, from the exons ATG CTGGACCTCCTGGGTTCCCTGGCGAGGCGGGTCCACAAGGAGAGAGAGGTCCGATCGGAGACCAGGGCTTCCCCGGACCTCCTGGACTTCCTGCCTCTTCCTCACAGCAACAAG TTTGGGAGTTGTTCGGCCCTTTCGGTTTTAAGGGGGAGCCGGGAGAAAAGGGCCTGCCAGGAGACCGAGGGTAGACCGGCTGCCTTCCCGGGAACCCCAGGACCCGATGGAAGTCCAGGAAACCGAGGCCCTGCTGGACCCAAAGGATCCT GGAAGGAGTTCTTCAAAGGAGATAAAGGAAGGGGGGGCAGACCTGGCAATGCCGGCGCTACAGGAATGAAAG GCGATCATGGAGAATGTAACTGCGGTGGTGAAAGTGCCCCCAGGGGCTTGCCCGGTCCGGCTGGTCTGCAGGGCGATGCTGGGATGCCTGGAGAGTTTGGGTATGACGGAGATATAGGAGACCCAGGTCCAAAAGGAGCCGACGGCCTGCCA GGATCTGCTGGTTTTAATGGCTTACAGGGGCCCAAAGGTCGGAAAGGAGACACGGGTCTTGCGGGAGAAAAAG GGTATCCTGGGGACATTGGTGAGCCAGGAAATGATGGACCGGTAGGGACACCCGGTGCTCCAGGCCCAAACGGTCTTCACGGTTTCCCTGGCAGCCGCGGCCTTCCA GGTGAAGGACCCAAGGGGGAACCTGGGGACAAAGGGTTCCCTGGATGGCCCGGTAGACCTGGTCCTGCTGGGCTTGCGGGAATACCAGGTGAAGACTTTGCAGGTCTCAAAGGACAGCATGGTCTACCTGGAGATGAAGGCCTCCCCGGCTACGAGGGAGTGGCTGGGACCCCTGGAAGTCCGG GCGGATGTGTTCAACACGGAGATGGCGGACAGGTGGAAGTGACAG GCGCCTGTGAGGCTATCCCAGGTCCTCCTGGTCTGCCAGGACTTCCAGGACTCAGTGGAATAACAGGTGCCCCAG GATTCCCTGGCCCAAAAGGTTTGAAAGGTGGAAGTGGATTCAAGGGAGAGAAAGGAGAACAAGGAGAGCGAGGCGCGGGCGGCTTTCCTGGACCAGCAG GTTTTCCCGGTCCCCGTGGAGACTTGGGGATTCCTGGCAGGAAAGGGACGGTAGGGAGCCCTGGAGTGCCTGGTATGCCTGGCCGATACGGGCCTCAGGGCGAAAAGGGGCCTCATGGAGAAATAATAGGAGCATCACCCGGACCTGCAGGTGACCCAGGACCACCTGGTCTGCAAGGGGAAAAGGGCCAAACTGGAGATCCAGGCCTGCAGGGTTTTTCAG GAATAAACGGAATGCCTGGCATGATCGGCTTGAAGGGAGCGAAAGGTACCCCGGGCCTACCAGGGGAAGAGGGAAGACCTGGGCCAGCTGGCTTATATGGCTTCCCTGGTGATCCTGGCAGGGCGGGACCACCTGGTCCGGTTGGTGAAACTGGAGAGTCAG GAGCAACCGGAGAGAGAGGAACAGAAGGAGAACCAGGTCCTCCGGGTCCGATAGGGTTGAAAGGAATGCCGGGTGTTTATGGGGATGATGGCCCCATTGGAGAACGCGGCCCAACGGGCGACCCTGGACAACCGGGCGCAACGGGACGACCGGGACTTCAAGGACTGAAGG GACAAAAAGGTTCCCCTGGAATGTTTGGTTTTGGGGGTGTCGAAGGAAATCCTGGTCTGAAGGGCTCTGATGGTATAAAGGGAGAGACTGGAAGCCCTGGCGGAGTTGGCCTGAAAGGACAGACGGGTGTAAAGGGAGAGAAAG GTGAGCGTGGTCTGACAGGCCGACAGGGGGTGATGTCCCCTAAAATGCTTGTCCAAATTAAGGGAGTCAAGGGCGACCATGGACATCAAGGCGAAACGGGTGTTCCTGGACCACAAG GAACACAAGGTGGCCAAGGTGTGCCGGGCCCCGATGGAGTTCACGGTCTTCCAGGGGAGCCCAGCAATGAAAAAGGTCTTCATGGAGATCCAGGTGCACAGGGACTGCCAGGGATTAAGGGAATGCCAGGATCTCCAGGAAACAGAGGCATTCAGGGCTTTGATGGGATGCTTGGCAACAAG GGGGGCAAAGGAAGCCCGGGTGCCTACGGTGAGACAGGAGTGGCAGGAAGGAAGGGGGCCAAAG GTGACAAAGGCGTTCGCGTAGACCTTTATGGAACTCCAGGACTGAGAGGAGAAGATGGATTTGCCGGAGAACCAG GGCTGAAAGGATTACTTGGACCAATTGGGGACAGGGGTATAACCGGCTTTGACGGCATTGAAGGGGTAAAAGGAGAATCCGGGGATTATGGAATACAAGGATTCCCAG gGTTGGACGGGCAGATAGGAACGCCAGGGAACCAAGGTCAAAAGGGTTTTCCTGGAATTCCAGGCAAAGATGGTCAGCCGGGCTTTCCTGGCTTCTCTGGAACTAAAG GTTACCCCGGCCTGAAGGGTCTTTATGGATTAGATGGGCTGAAGGGACCGAAGGGTGTCCAAGGAACACCAG GTCTGAACATTGTTGGACCTGCTGGAGAGACAGGAATTAAAGGGCGAAAAGGAGAAAGCGGTATTCCCAACAGCCAGCCAGGCGTTCCAGGTCCAGCAGGTTTAAAGGGCTTCCAGGGGCCTCAGG GTGACTTTGGCCAACCTGGACTGCCTGGATTGCGGGGCCTTCAAGGACCAGATGGGACCTCAGACATCCCGGGCCCCAGGGGGGATCCGGGCTCTCCAGGACCTCCGGGATTTCAGG GTCATCCCGGAGCAAGGGGCCAGCCTGGTGTGGATGCTTTCCCAGGTCAGAAAGGTGTACCAGGACAGCATGGGTTCCCTGGTTCCCCTGGTAGGAGAGGATATCGAGGAGATCCAGGATCAGCGGGCTACAGGGGCCCCGATGGAGTCTCTGGGAAGAAAG GAACCAAAGGAGACCAAGGTCACATGGGAGTTCCTGGACAGATCGGTCTAAAGGGAGAGAGAGGACCAGTGGGTCCGAAAGGAGACACCGGATTCCCAG GTTTTCCTGGGGCACCTGGCAGCCGGGGTCCTGCTCCGACTCCCGTTAAAATTCCAGGAGAAAGAGGTTCTCCAGGACCGCGGGGCATCCATGGCCCGAAGGGGTCTGCAGGCGAGCCAGGACCTCGAGGCCCACCTGGAGATCCAG GGTTCATGGGACCTTATGGAGATAAAGGCATGCCTGGGATTAGCGGTACCCCAGGAGTGCCGGGATTCCGCGGAGAGGTGGGCAACGTGGGTCACCGTGGTCTCCAGGGCATGGAAG GTGAAAGAGGCCAGCCCGGTAACCCAGGGTTAGCCGGCATGGCTGGCCGCAGTATCAGCGTGGGCTACTTGCTTGTGAAGCACAGTCAGTCGGATCAGACGCCCATGTGTCCCGTGGGAATGTCTAAACTATGGGACGGTTACAGTCTGCTGTACCTGGAGGGCCAGGAGAAGGCCCACAACCAGGACCTCG GTTTGGCTGGTTCCTGCCTCCCACGGTTCAGCACCATGCCCTTTCTGTACTGCAACCCCGGGGACATTTGTTACTATGCCAGCAGGAACGATAAGTCCTACTGGTTGTCAACCACTGCTCCCCTTCCCATGATGCCCGTAGAAGAGAAAGAGATCCAGCCGTACATCAGCCGTTGCTCGGTCTGCGAGGCGCCGTCGGTCGCTATTGCAGTTCACAGTCAGGACATCACCATCCCGCAGTGTCCTGTGGGCTGGAGGAGCCTGTGGATTGGCTACTCCTTCCTCATG CACACGGCAGCGGGAAACGAAGGCGGCGGTCAGTCCCTGTCGTCCCCTGGCTCCTGCCTGGAGGACTTCCGCACAACCCCGTTCATCGAGTGTAACGGGGCCAAGGGCACGTGCCACTACTTCGCCAACAAACACAGCTTCTGGCTGACGTCCATAGACCACTCGTTCCACACTCAGCCGTCGTCGGAGACGCTGAAGGCCGGCCAGCTCCTTTCGCGCATCAGCCGCTGCCAGGTCTGCATGAAGAACCTGTGA
- the LOC105934896 gene encoding collagen alpha-2(IV) chain isoform X2 has product MLDLLGSLARRVHKEREVRSETRASPDLLDFLPLPHSNKFGSCSALSVLRGSREKRACQETEGRPAAFPGTPGPDGSPGNRGPAGPKGSWKEFFKGDKGRGGRPGNAGATGMKGDHGECNCGGESAPRGLPGPAGLQGDAGMPGEFGYDGDIGDPGPKGADGLPGSAGFNGLQGPKGRKGDTGLAGEKGYPGDIGEPGNDGPVGTPGAPGPNGLHGFPGSRGLPGEGPKGEPGDKGFPGWPGRPGPAGLAGIPGEDFAGLKGQHGLPGDEGLPGYEGVAGTPGSPGACEAIPGPPGLPGLPGLSGITGAPGFPGPKGLKGGSGFKGEKGEQGERGAGGFPGPAGFPGPRGDLGIPGRKGTVGSPGVPGMPGRYGPQGEKGPHGEIIGASPGPAGDPGPPGLQGEKGQTGDPGLQGFSGINGMPGMIGLKGAKGTPGLPGEEGRPGPAGLYGFPGDPGRAGPPGPVGETGESGATGERGTEGEPGPPGPIGLKGMPGVYGDDGPIGERGPTGDPGQPGATGRPGLQGLKGQKGSPGMFGFGGVEGNPGLKGSDGIKGETGSPGGVGLKGQTGVKGEKGERGLTGRQGVMSPKMLVQIKGVKGDHGHQGETGVPGPQGTQGGQGVPGPDGVHGLPGEPSNEKGLHGDPGAQGLPGIKGMPGSPGNRGIQGFDGMLGNKGGKGSPGAYGETGVAGRKGAKGDKGVRVDLYGTPGLRGEDGFAGEPGLKGLLGPIGDRGITGFDGIEGVKGESGDYGIQGFPGLDGQIGTPGNQGQKGFPGIPGKDGQPGFPGFSGTKGYPGLKGLYGLDGLKGPKGVQGTPGLNIVGPAGETGIKGRKGESGIPNSQPGVPGPAGLKGFQGPQGDFGQPGLPGLRGLQGPDGTSDIPGPRGDPGSPGPPGFQGHPGARGQPGVDAFPGQKGVPGQHGFPGSPGRRGYRGDPGSAGYRGPDGVSGKKGTKGDQGHMGVPGQIGLKGERGPVGPKGDTGFPGFPGAPGSRGPAPTPVKIPGERGSPGPRGIHGPKGSAGEPGPRGPPGDPGFMGPYGDKGMPGISGTPGVPGFRGEVGNVGHRGLQGMEGERGQPGNPGLAGMAGRSISVGYLLVKHSQSDQTPMCPVGMSKLWDGYSLLYLEGQEKAHNQDLGLAGSCLPRFSTMPFLYCNPGDICYYASRNDKSYWLSTTAPLPMMPVEEKEIQPYISRCSVCEAPSVAIAVHSQDITIPQCPVGWRSLWIGYSFLMHTAAGNEGGGQSLSSPGSCLEDFRTTPFIECNGAKGTCHYFANKHSFWLTSIDHSFHTQPSSETLKAGQLLSRISRCQVCMKNL; this is encoded by the exons ATG CTGGACCTCCTGGGTTCCCTGGCGAGGCGGGTCCACAAGGAGAGAGAGGTCCGATCGGAGACCAGGGCTTCCCCGGACCTCCTGGACTTCCTGCCTCTTCCTCACAGCAACAAG TTTGGGAGTTGTTCGGCCCTTTCGGTTTTAAGGGGGAGCCGGGAGAAAAGGGCCTGCCAGGAGACCGAGGGTAGACCGGCTGCCTTCCCGGGAACCCCAGGACCCGATGGAAGTCCAGGAAACCGAGGCCCTGCTGGACCCAAAGGATCCT GGAAGGAGTTCTTCAAAGGAGATAAAGGAAGGGGGGGCAGACCTGGCAATGCCGGCGCTACAGGAATGAAAG GCGATCATGGAGAATGTAACTGCGGTGGTGAAAGTGCCCCCAGGGGCTTGCCCGGTCCGGCTGGTCTGCAGGGCGATGCTGGGATGCCTGGAGAGTTTGGGTATGACGGAGATATAGGAGACCCAGGTCCAAAAGGAGCCGACGGCCTGCCA GGATCTGCTGGTTTTAATGGCTTACAGGGGCCCAAAGGTCGGAAAGGAGACACGGGTCTTGCGGGAGAAAAAG GGTATCCTGGGGACATTGGTGAGCCAGGAAATGATGGACCGGTAGGGACACCCGGTGCTCCAGGCCCAAACGGTCTTCACGGTTTCCCTGGCAGCCGCGGCCTTCCA GGTGAAGGACCCAAGGGGGAACCTGGGGACAAAGGGTTCCCTGGATGGCCCGGTAGACCTGGTCCTGCTGGGCTTGCGGGAATACCAGGTGAAGACTTTGCAGGTCTCAAAGGACAGCATGGTCTACCTGGAGATGAAGGCCTCCCCGGCTACGAGGGAGTGGCTGGGACCCCTGGAAGTCCGG GCGCCTGTGAGGCTATCCCAGGTCCTCCTGGTCTGCCAGGACTTCCAGGACTCAGTGGAATAACAGGTGCCCCAG GATTCCCTGGCCCAAAAGGTTTGAAAGGTGGAAGTGGATTCAAGGGAGAGAAAGGAGAACAAGGAGAGCGAGGCGCGGGCGGCTTTCCTGGACCAGCAG GTTTTCCCGGTCCCCGTGGAGACTTGGGGATTCCTGGCAGGAAAGGGACGGTAGGGAGCCCTGGAGTGCCTGGTATGCCTGGCCGATACGGGCCTCAGGGCGAAAAGGGGCCTCATGGAGAAATAATAGGAGCATCACCCGGACCTGCAGGTGACCCAGGACCACCTGGTCTGCAAGGGGAAAAGGGCCAAACTGGAGATCCAGGCCTGCAGGGTTTTTCAG GAATAAACGGAATGCCTGGCATGATCGGCTTGAAGGGAGCGAAAGGTACCCCGGGCCTACCAGGGGAAGAGGGAAGACCTGGGCCAGCTGGCTTATATGGCTTCCCTGGTGATCCTGGCAGGGCGGGACCACCTGGTCCGGTTGGTGAAACTGGAGAGTCAG GAGCAACCGGAGAGAGAGGAACAGAAGGAGAACCAGGTCCTCCGGGTCCGATAGGGTTGAAAGGAATGCCGGGTGTTTATGGGGATGATGGCCCCATTGGAGAACGCGGCCCAACGGGCGACCCTGGACAACCGGGCGCAACGGGACGACCGGGACTTCAAGGACTGAAGG GACAAAAAGGTTCCCCTGGAATGTTTGGTTTTGGGGGTGTCGAAGGAAATCCTGGTCTGAAGGGCTCTGATGGTATAAAGGGAGAGACTGGAAGCCCTGGCGGAGTTGGCCTGAAAGGACAGACGGGTGTAAAGGGAGAGAAAG GTGAGCGTGGTCTGACAGGCCGACAGGGGGTGATGTCCCCTAAAATGCTTGTCCAAATTAAGGGAGTCAAGGGCGACCATGGACATCAAGGCGAAACGGGTGTTCCTGGACCACAAG GAACACAAGGTGGCCAAGGTGTGCCGGGCCCCGATGGAGTTCACGGTCTTCCAGGGGAGCCCAGCAATGAAAAAGGTCTTCATGGAGATCCAGGTGCACAGGGACTGCCAGGGATTAAGGGAATGCCAGGATCTCCAGGAAACAGAGGCATTCAGGGCTTTGATGGGATGCTTGGCAACAAG GGGGGCAAAGGAAGCCCGGGTGCCTACGGTGAGACAGGAGTGGCAGGAAGGAAGGGGGCCAAAG GTGACAAAGGCGTTCGCGTAGACCTTTATGGAACTCCAGGACTGAGAGGAGAAGATGGATTTGCCGGAGAACCAG GGCTGAAAGGATTACTTGGACCAATTGGGGACAGGGGTATAACCGGCTTTGACGGCATTGAAGGGGTAAAAGGAGAATCCGGGGATTATGGAATACAAGGATTCCCAG gGTTGGACGGGCAGATAGGAACGCCAGGGAACCAAGGTCAAAAGGGTTTTCCTGGAATTCCAGGCAAAGATGGTCAGCCGGGCTTTCCTGGCTTCTCTGGAACTAAAG GTTACCCCGGCCTGAAGGGTCTTTATGGATTAGATGGGCTGAAGGGACCGAAGGGTGTCCAAGGAACACCAG GTCTGAACATTGTTGGACCTGCTGGAGAGACAGGAATTAAAGGGCGAAAAGGAGAAAGCGGTATTCCCAACAGCCAGCCAGGCGTTCCAGGTCCAGCAGGTTTAAAGGGCTTCCAGGGGCCTCAGG GTGACTTTGGCCAACCTGGACTGCCTGGATTGCGGGGCCTTCAAGGACCAGATGGGACCTCAGACATCCCGGGCCCCAGGGGGGATCCGGGCTCTCCAGGACCTCCGGGATTTCAGG GTCATCCCGGAGCAAGGGGCCAGCCTGGTGTGGATGCTTTCCCAGGTCAGAAAGGTGTACCAGGACAGCATGGGTTCCCTGGTTCCCCTGGTAGGAGAGGATATCGAGGAGATCCAGGATCAGCGGGCTACAGGGGCCCCGATGGAGTCTCTGGGAAGAAAG GAACCAAAGGAGACCAAGGTCACATGGGAGTTCCTGGACAGATCGGTCTAAAGGGAGAGAGAGGACCAGTGGGTCCGAAAGGAGACACCGGATTCCCAG GTTTTCCTGGGGCACCTGGCAGCCGGGGTCCTGCTCCGACTCCCGTTAAAATTCCAGGAGAAAGAGGTTCTCCAGGACCGCGGGGCATCCATGGCCCGAAGGGGTCTGCAGGCGAGCCAGGACCTCGAGGCCCACCTGGAGATCCAG GGTTCATGGGACCTTATGGAGATAAAGGCATGCCTGGGATTAGCGGTACCCCAGGAGTGCCGGGATTCCGCGGAGAGGTGGGCAACGTGGGTCACCGTGGTCTCCAGGGCATGGAAG GTGAAAGAGGCCAGCCCGGTAACCCAGGGTTAGCCGGCATGGCTGGCCGCAGTATCAGCGTGGGCTACTTGCTTGTGAAGCACAGTCAGTCGGATCAGACGCCCATGTGTCCCGTGGGAATGTCTAAACTATGGGACGGTTACAGTCTGCTGTACCTGGAGGGCCAGGAGAAGGCCCACAACCAGGACCTCG GTTTGGCTGGTTCCTGCCTCCCACGGTTCAGCACCATGCCCTTTCTGTACTGCAACCCCGGGGACATTTGTTACTATGCCAGCAGGAACGATAAGTCCTACTGGTTGTCAACCACTGCTCCCCTTCCCATGATGCCCGTAGAAGAGAAAGAGATCCAGCCGTACATCAGCCGTTGCTCGGTCTGCGAGGCGCCGTCGGTCGCTATTGCAGTTCACAGTCAGGACATCACCATCCCGCAGTGTCCTGTGGGCTGGAGGAGCCTGTGGATTGGCTACTCCTTCCTCATG CACACGGCAGCGGGAAACGAAGGCGGCGGTCAGTCCCTGTCGTCCCCTGGCTCCTGCCTGGAGGACTTCCGCACAACCCCGTTCATCGAGTGTAACGGGGCCAAGGGCACGTGCCACTACTTCGCCAACAAACACAGCTTCTGGCTGACGTCCATAGACCACTCGTTCCACACTCAGCCGTCGTCGGAGACGCTGAAGGCCGGCCAGCTCCTTTCGCGCATCAGCCGCTGCCAGGTCTGCATGAAGAACCTGTGA